Proteins co-encoded in one Brassica oleracea var. oleracea cultivar TO1000 chromosome C4, BOL, whole genome shotgun sequence genomic window:
- the LOC106341309 gene encoding cation/H(+) antiporter 21-like, translating into MTRPLHLPPFVAQILCGLLFSPTLLGENDTVLKDIFPYRYTMVLETFANLALVYNIFLLGLGMDLKMIKIKQRKPIVIAIVGLVVALLTGSGLYYLPGNGDADRIFSGCLYWSVALSCTNFPDLARILADLKLLRSDMGRTAMSASIITDLCTWVLLLLVLVMFNKQGVSNDMMLFALVSTIGFVFFCIYVIRPGVAWAFANTVKGGHVGENHVWFTLVGVIFCSLITEAFGVTSIPGAFLFGLSVPHDHIIRDMIEEKLHDYLSGILMPLFYIICGLRLNLGYLSTNTSAGTLVFVISSCFMVKILSTVICSLFLGMPLRDGFAVGALMNTKGTMALVILNAGRDRKALDVIMYTHMTVAFLVMSILVQPLLTLTYTPKKKYSFYKYRTVQKLQGEVEFRVLTCAHVLANVSGLTSLLLVSNPTKRSPINVFAIHLVELTGRTTASLLIMNDETKPKANFSDRVRAESEQIADMFEDMEVNNDAMLVQTLTAVSPYATMHEDICSLAEDKRASLILLPYHKNLTSDGRLGEGNDAHENINHNVLSDAPCSVGILVDRGMTIIRSESSSFHGETTDKEIAMLFIGGRDDREALAYAWRMVGQEMIKLTVVRFVPSREALFAAGEEAAEYVKEAQVDEEYIYQFNFKTMNDSSVTYTEKVVIDGPETIAAIREMEDNHSFDLYIVGRGYKVETPVTVGLTDWNTSPDLGVIGDTLASSNFTMQGSVLVIQQFSAAYRQTAGNNQEHVGCGAKVANEAKPLMNSHGEEEDDENEQYQMGMRK; encoded by the exons ATGACTCGGCCGCTACATCTTCCTCCTTTCGTTGCCCAAATTCTT TGTGGATTACTGTTCAGCCCGACTTTGCTCGGTGAGAATGACACTGTCCTCAAAGATATCTTTCCTTATAGATACACAATGGTTCTGGAGACATTCGCAAACTTAGCTCTCGTCTACAACATTTTCCTCCTCGGTCTTGGTATGGACTTGAAGATGATAAAAATCAAGCAACGCAAGCCAATAGTCATAGCCATCGTTGGCCTCGTTGTGGCTTTATTGACCGGTTCTGGCTTGTATTACCTTCCCGGTAACGGAGACGCCGACAGGATTTTTTCAGGTTGTCTTTACTGGTCGGTTGCGTTGAGTTGTACGAATTTCCCTGACCTTGCGAGGATTCTTGCCGATCTCAAGCTCTTGCGTTCTGATATGGGACGCACGGCCATGAGTGCATCCATTATTACGGATTTGTGTACTTGGGTTCTCCTTCTTCTCGTACTCGTAATGTTTAACAAACAAG GTGTATCGAACGATATGATGCTATTCGCGTTAGTATCAACCATCGGTTTTGTCTTTTTCTGCATCTACGTGATTCGTCCTGGGGTGGCTTGGGCCTTCGCCAACACGGTCAAAGGAGGCCACGTTGGAGAAAATCACGTATGGTTCACTCTCGTAGGAGTCATTTTCTGTAGCTTAATCACCGAAGCATTTGGGGTCACCTCAATCCCTGGAGCTTTCTTGTTCGGTCTCTCGGTCCCTCATGACCACATAATTCGGGATATGATTGAAGAGAAGCTCCATGATTACCTCTCGGGAATTTTGATGCCTCTTTTCTACATCATCTGTGGTTTAAGACTCAATCTTGGTTACTTGTCTACTAACACGAGCGCTGGAACGTTGGTGTTTGTGATTTCTTCGTGCTTTATGGTGAAGATTTTGTCTACCGTTATTTGCTCCCTCTTCTTGGGCATGCCCTTGCGTGATGGTTTTGCTGTTGGTGCCCTTATGAACACCAAAGGAACTATGGCCTTAGTCATACTCAATGCAGGACGTGACAGAAAGGCGTTGGACGTAATAATGTACACTCATATGACGGTTGCGTTCCTGGTGATGTCAATACTGGTGCAGCCACTTTTAACATTGACTTACACGCCAAAGAAGAAATATTCTTTCTACAAATACCGAACCGTTCAAAAACTCCAAGGAGAAGTAGAGTTTCGTGTGTTAACCTGTGCTCATGTCCTCGCTAACGTCTCCGGCCTAACCAGCCTATTACTGGTTTCTAACCCGACCAAGCGATCTCCTATCAACGTCTTTGCAATTCACCTAGTCGAGCTAACCGGTCGCACTACAGCTTCGTTGCTCATAATGAACGACGAGACCAAACCTAAAGCTAACTTTTCGGACCGAGTCAGAGCAGAATCCGAACAGATCGCTGATATGTTCGAAGACATGGAAGTGAACAACGACGCCATGTTGGTTCAGACACTCACCGCGGTCTCACCTTACGCGACGATGCATGAGGATATTTGTTCGCTGGCCGAGGATAAACGAGCCAGCCTCATCTTATTGCCTTACCATAAGAATTTGACATCTGATGGTCGGTTAGGTGAAGGAAACGATGCGCACGAGAATATCAACCACAACGTTTTGAGCGACGCACCTTGTTCGGTCGGGATATTGGTTGACCGTGGCATGACGATTATTCGGTCTGAATCTTCTTCGTTCCATGGCGAGACCACAGATAAAGAAATTGCAATGCTATTCATTGGAGGCCGGGACGATAGAGAGGCTTTGGCTTATGCTTGGAGGATGGTGGGACAAGAAATGATCAAGCTAACGGTTGTGAGATTTGTCCCGAGCAGGGAAGCTTTATTTGCGGCCGGGGAAGAAGCCGCTGAGTACGTGAAGGAGGCACAAGTGGACGAAGAGTACATCTACCAGTTTAACTTCAAGACTATGAATGATTCTTCTGTGACTTATACAGAGAAAGTGGTTATCGATGGTCCAGAAACGATCGCAGCGATTAGAGAAATGGAAGATAACCATTCTTTCGATCTTTACATTGTGGGAAGAGGGTACAAAGTAGAAACGCCTGTGACCGTGGGTTTGACTGATTGGAATACTAGTCCGGATTTAGGGGTTATAGGCGATACATTAGCTTCATCAAACTTCACAATGCAAGGTTCGGTTCTTGTGATTCAACAATTCTCAGCCGCCTATAGGCAAACAGCAGGAAACAATCAAGAACATGTTGGCTGTGGAGCCAAGGTTGCCAATGAAGCGAAGCCTTTAATGAATTCTCATGGGGAGGAAGAGGATGATGAAAATGAACAATATCAAATGGGAATGCGCAAATAA